One window from the genome of Malus domestica chromosome 01, GDT2T_hap1 encodes:
- the LOC103406667 gene encoding probable O-methyltransferase 3, with translation MGLNNGEVGAISHELLGAQAHVWNHMFQFINSMSLKCAVQLGIPDVIHNHGQPISLSELVARLNIHPSKAHFMSRLMRILVHSDFFAQHDHVHHDRDDAEEEVAVVLYSLTPASGLFLKDGPLNTTPFLLMILDQVITDPFHSMGNWLQMNCGDDLVPCTPFEVANGMPFWELSAKKPRFGDLFNEAMEADSKLIAGVVVEECGGVFEGLKSLVDVGGGTGTMAKAIANAFPNINCTVFDQPHVVADLEGMTHNLGFVGGDMFEEIPPANAILLKWILHDWNDEESVKILKKCREAIFLNKNEGRKKKIIIIDIVVGYADNKTKVDKKSIETQLMFDMLMMSTITGKERSESEWEKIFLAAGFSHYNITHMLGLRSLIEVYP, from the exons ATGGGTTTGAATAATGGTGAAGTGGGTGCTATTAGCCATGAGCTTCTTGGAGCTCAAGCACATGTTTGGAACCACATGTTCCAGTTCATAAACTCCATGTCACTCAAATGTGCAGTTCAACTAGGCATCCCAGACGTGATTCACAACCACGGCCAACCCATCTCTCTTTCCGAGCTCGTCGCCAGGCTCAATATCCACCCTTCGAAAGCTCATTTCATGTCACGCCTCATGCGGATCCTCGTTCACTCCGATTTCTTTGCACAACATGATCATGTTCATCATGATCGTGACGATGCGGAGGAAGAAGTGGCTGTTGTGTTGTATAGCCTAACACCAGCTTCCGGGCTTTTTCTCAAAGACGGACCATTAAACACCACACCGTTTTTGCTCATGATACTTGATCAGGTAATTACAGACCCATTTCACTCAATGGGTAATTGGTTACAGATGAATTGTGGCGATGATCTAGTTCCATGTACACCATTTGAGGTGGCAAATGGAATGCCTTTTTGGGAATTGAGTGCCAAGAAACCGAGGTTTGGTGACTTGTTCAATGAAGCAATGGAGGCGGACTCCAAGCTTATCGCTGGGGTGGTGGTAGAAGAGTGTGGAGGAGTCTTTGAGGGTTTGAAATCCCTGGTGGATGTTGGAGGGGGTACAGGAACAATGGCCAAGGCCATTGCCAATGCATTTCCCAACATCAACTGCACTGTGTTTGACCAGCCACATGTGGTGGCTGACTTGGAAGGGATGACCCACAATTTGGGATTTGTGGGAGGAGACATGTTTGAGGAAATACCTCCAGCCAATGCAATTCTGCTCAAG TGGATTTTGCATGATTGGAATGATGAAGAAAGCGTGAAGATATTGAAGAAATGTAGAGAAGCAATATTTCTGAACAAAAATgagggaaggaagaagaagattatCATCATAGACATAGTTGTGGGGTATGCCGATAACAAGACGAAGGTGGACAAGAAATCAATTGAAACCCAACTCATGTTCGATATGTTGATGATGTCCACCATCACTGGCAAAGAGCGTAGCGAATCAGAATGGGAGAAGATCTTTTTGGCTGCTGGATTCTCTCATTATAACATCACTCATATGCTCGGTTTGAGGTCTCTTATTGAAGTTTACCCCTGA
- the LOC114826088 gene encoding uncharacterized protein produces MERYYKRKSSLISSDNHIPNSSPSNLDSSNPIPNSSPTSAPIPNSSDPIGGNSTPQQNELKVDLDNLERDPGKRIPMKDYPPNIRDGVRRAYILMEPFRAKDHDFPFTLHSNKKRRFVGNWLKEFHWLKEFHWLKYSISKDAAFCFYCYLFKVNSEQSGSDVFTESVVNVLEMIVDDNTNDSVAEANRLLRDIQSFEFVFLLFLMKSILGITNDLSQALQKNHQEIVNAMALVNTCKEQLLYMRNDEGFDLLVDKVSSFCVQHHIEIINMDEAYVAQGRSRRNTHKKTNRHRYKVELFFVVIDSQLTELNDRFNETSTELLICLASLSPNDSFIAFNKEKLLRLAQLYPQDFTKQDLLALKDQLDIYIHSMHSRSEFSQLQSISDLAKKMVEKGLHRVFQYVYLLIELALVLPVATASVERAFSAMNIIKSPLHNRMGDQWLNDSLVVYIEKDVFSCIDNETIMTRFQSMKSRRGQI; encoded by the exons ATGGAACGATATTACAAGCGAAAATCATCATTGATTAGTTCGGACAATCATATTCCAAATAGTTCACCTTCAAACTTAGATAGTTCCAATCCTATTCCGAATAGTTCCCCAACTTCTGCTCCAATTCCAAATAGTTCTGATCCAATTGGGGGTAATtccactccacaacaaaatgagtTAAAAGTTGATTTGGATAATCTTGAGAGAGACCCCGGAAAGAGAATTCCAATGAAGGACTATCCTCCAAATATTCGAGATGGGGTCCGAAGAGCATATATATTAATGGAGCCTTTTAGAGCTAAAGATCATGATTTTCCATTCACTTTGCATTCGAATAAGAAGCGACGATTCGTTGGTAATTGGTTGAAAGAATTTCATTGGTTGAAAGAATTTCATTGGTTGAAATATAGTATATCTAAAGATGCTGCATTTTGCTTTTATTGCTATCTATTCAAAGTCAATTCTGAACAATCAGGCAGTGACGTCTTTACTGAG TCCGTGGTCAATGTGCTTGAAATGATTGTTGATGATAATACCAATGATAGTGTGGCCGAAGCAAATAGGTTATTGAGGGACATACaatcttttgagtttgtgtttcTCCTATTTTTGATGAAATCTATATTGGGAATCACGAATGATTTATCACAAGCATTACAAAAGAATCATCAAGAgattgtgaatgcaatggctTTAGTCAACACATGTAAAGAACAACTACTCTACATGAGGAATGATGAGGGGTTtgatcttttggttgacaaagtaTCGTCATTTTGTGTCCAACATCATATTGAGATTATTAACATGGATGAGGCATATGTAGCTCAAGGGAGGTCACGCCGTAATACCCACAAAAAGACCAACCGTCATCGTTACAAAGTTGAGCTTTTTTTTGTTGTCATTGATTCCCAACTTACAGAGTTAAATGATCGCTTCAATGAGACAAGTACCGAATTGCTCATATGTTTGGCTAGTTTGAGTCCAAATGATTCTTTTATAgcttttaacaaagaaaagttaCTTCGCCTTGCTCAATTGTACCCTCAAGATTTTACTAAGCAAGACCTGTTGGCGCTTAAAGATCAACTCGATATTTATATTCACTCTATGCATTCGAGAAGTGAATTTTCTCAATTGCAAAGCATTAGTGATCTTGCTAAGAAAATGGTGGAAAAAGGGTTGCATCGAGTATTTCAATATGTGTATTTACTTATTGAATTAGCTTTGGTTTTACCGGTTGCAACTGCTTCAGTGGAGAGAGCATTTTCTGCCATGAATATCATTAAGAGTCCACTCCACAACAGAATGGGGGATCAATGGTTAAATGATAGCTtagttgtttacattgagaaagaTGTTTTTTCTTGTATTGACAATGAAACTATCATGACACGTTTTCAAAGCATGAAATCCCGTCGTGGACAAATTTAG